One genomic window of [Clostridium] scindens ATCC 35704 includes the following:
- a CDS encoding lysoplasmalogenase gives MEYMTIIVMILFGIAYACLRERDRSRALACKALATSMAVTAGLYGAVQSQDTAGWLIVAGLVLCMIADVVLEIRMVGGIGIFGTGHLCFIAAFWLKSPPTPGTLLLFLAIYVAVIGMFRHEIAGLDELKVPAFLYMAVLGFMVSMAVTSGWPTGGREGAFLMAGAFLFLASDCMIAWRTVKDIRQNAYGAILLILYYAAVYLIGSASWI, from the coding sequence ATGGAGTATATGACCATCATAGTAATGATCCTGTTTGGAATTGCCTATGCCTGCCTGCGGGAACGGGACAGGAGCCGGGCTTTGGCGTGCAAAGCCCTTGCCACTTCCATGGCGGTTACCGCAGGCCTGTACGGCGCAGTGCAAAGTCAGGATACCGCCGGATGGCTGATTGTGGCTGGGCTCGTATTATGCATGATTGCCGATGTAGTGCTGGAGATAAGGATGGTGGGAGGGATCGGCATATTCGGGACAGGACACCTGTGCTTTATCGCCGCCTTTTGGCTCAAGTCCCCTCCCACTCCAGGCACGCTGCTGCTTTTCCTGGCCATATATGTGGCTGTCATAGGAATGTTCCGGCATGAGATTGCGGGCCTGGATGAACTTAAGGTTCCGGCGTTTCTTTATATGGCGGTTCTGGGATTCATGGTATCGATGGCCGTGACGTCGGGCTGGCCCACAGGTGGCAGGGAGGGTGCGTTTCTGATGGCAGGGGCATTTCTGTTCCTGGCATCGGATTGTATGATCGCGTGGCGCACGGTGAAGGATATCCGGCAGAACGCTTACGGAGCCATCCTGCTTATCCTTTATTACGCAGCCGTATATCTGATTGGAAGCGCGTCCTGGATCTGA
- a CDS encoding polysaccharide deacetylase family protein, producing the protein MKEEKKRKWKNRSVLALVLTVALAGSYKYISGYVTVSSNVNGRELPIYSVETKEKKVALSFDAAWGNDDTQKILEILKKHGLHVTFFMTGGWVEKYPEDVKAIQAAGHDLGNHSENHKNMAQLSVEEQKTEIMTVHEKVKQLTGVDMQLFRPPYGEYNDNLVLTAKDCGYFPVEWSVDSLDWKDYGVNSILDMVLKNKELRNGAIILCHNGAKYTSDALEQLIIGLEDKGYQIVPVSQLIYKDNYHMDVTGRQIKD; encoded by the coding sequence ATGAAGGAAGAGAAAAAAAGAAAATGGAAGAACCGAAGCGTTCTGGCATTGGTGCTGACGGTGGCCCTGGCAGGGTCGTACAAATATATATCCGGATATGTAACGGTCTCCAGCAATGTAAACGGAAGAGAATTGCCCATCTATTCGGTGGAGACAAAGGAGAAGAAGGTTGCCCTTTCATTCGATGCCGCTTGGGGCAATGATGATACGCAGAAGATTCTGGAGATATTGAAAAAGCATGGACTACACGTGACCTTCTTCATGACTGGAGGCTGGGTGGAAAAGTATCCGGAGGATGTAAAGGCAATCCAGGCAGCAGGCCATGATCTTGGAAACCATAGCGAGAATCATAAGAACATGGCACAGTTATCTGTAGAGGAACAGAAGACAGAAATCATGACGGTCCATGAAAAGGTAAAGCAGTTGACCGGAGTGGATATGCAGCTGTTCCGTCCGCCTTACGGAGAATACAATGACAATCTGGTCCTGACAGCGAAGGACTGTGGATATTTTCCGGTAGAATGGTCGGTTGACAGTTTGGACTGGAAGGATTATGGTGTAAACAGCATCCTCGATATGGTGCTAAAGAACAAAGAATTAAGGAACGGGGCCATCATCCTTTGTCATAACGGTGCGAAATATACTTCGGACGCGTTAGAGCAGCTGATTATCGGACTAGAAGACAAGGGCTATCAGATCGTTCCAGTATCCCAACTGATTTATAAAGATAATTACCATATGGATGTGACGGGACGACAGATAAAGGACTAG